A single window of Corythoichthys intestinalis isolate RoL2023-P3 chromosome 21, ASM3026506v1, whole genome shotgun sequence DNA harbors:
- the fkbp10b gene encoding peptidyl-prolyl cis-trans isomerase FKBP10, giving the protein MFACCILFVLVCSVGCNPNPLGDVVVNRQFIPPTCTRQAQDGDQVRYHYNATFLDGKTFDSSYQRGAAKVGLLGEGRLIAGIEKGLMGMCVNERRMITVPPHLAYGSTGAGDVIPPDTTIVFHVLLLDLWNKADLVVTKTISTPKDCKRSVMRSDFVRYHYNGTLLDGTTFDSSYVRKQTRDSLVGEGWLVKGMDEGLLGMCVGEIRHIVIPPFKGYGEKGSGVEIPPHATLVFDILLVDVHNPKDNITVEEQTVPESCDRRTVAGDYIRYHYNGTFLNGVTFDTSYQRNTTYNTYIGMGYVIAGMDQALLGVCMGERRRVIIPPHLAYGQGGAGNVIPPSAVLVFDIHVIDFHNPSDQVDVQVLHRPPACNLTTEVDDLVHYHYNCTLVDGTRLFSSHDYENLQDAVLGSDKVIDGLEQALRGMCEGERRLVTVPPHLGHGEKGAPGVPSSAVLMFDIEMVRVQKGVPPGYLFVWLQDTPEDLFQAMDVNKDGAVPQEEFADFIKLQVLEGKGRLKPGAAADQVIADMFANQDRDKDGRITAEELKLKVDEDKERAAHDEL; this is encoded by the exons ATGTTTGCCTGTTGCATCTTGTTCGTGTTGGTGTGTTCGGTGGGCTGCAACCCCAACCCGCTCGGCGATGTAGTCGTGAACAGGCAATTTATCCCACCAACTTGTACGCGGCAAGCCCAAGACGGAGATCAAGTTCGGTATCACTACAACGCCACTTTTCTCGACGGAAAAACGTTCGATTCCAG TTACCAGCGAGGGGCAGCCAAGGTGGGCCTTCTCGGGGAGGGTCGCCTGATTGCAGGCATCGAGAAAGGCCTGATGGGGATGTGCGTCAACGAGCGTCGGATGATCACCGTCCCTCCGCACCTGGCCTACGGCAGCACCGGAGCAG GCGACGTGATCCCTCCGGACACGACGATTGTCTTCCACGTCCTTCTGTTGGATTTGTGGAACAAAGCGGACCTGGTGGTCACTAAAACCATTAGCACCCCCAAAGATTGCAAACGCTCAGTGATGCGTAGTGACTTTGTGCGCTACCACTACAACGGCACTCTTCTGGATGGCACCACATTTGACTCCAG CTACGTGCGGAAGCAGACTCGCGACTCCTTGGTGGGCGAGGGATGGCTGGTCAAAGGCATGGATGAGGGCCTTCTGGGCATGTGCGTGGGCGAGATCCGCCATATCGTCATCCCGCCTTTCAAAGGCTATGGAGAAAAAGGCTCAG GAGTGGAGATTCCCCCCCACGCCACTCTGGTGTTTGATATCCTGTTAGTTGACGTCCACAATCCTAAAGACAACATCACAGTGGAGGAGCAGACAGTGCCGGAGTCGTGTGATCGCCGGACCGTGGCAGGGGATTACATCCGCTACCACTACAACGGAACCTTCCTGAACGGCGTCACCTTCGATACCAG CTACCAGAGGAACACCACATACAACACGTACATCGGAATGGGCTACGTGATCGCAGGTATGGACCAGGCCTTGTTGGGGGTCTGCATGGGTGAGCGAAGGAGGGTCATCATCCCGCCGCACCTGGCGTACGGACAAGGCGGAGCGG GTAATGTGATCCCACCTTCCGCCGTACTGGTCTTTGACATCCACGTCATCGACTTCCATAACCCGAGCGACCAAGTGGACGTTCAGGTCCTCCACCGACCCCCGGCATGCAACCTGACCACAGAGGTGGACGACCTGGTCCACTACCACTACAACTGCACCCTGGTGGATGGCACACGCCTCTTCTCTTC ACACGATTATGAGAACCTCCAAGACGCCGTGTTGGGCTCGGACAAGGTGATCGATGGGCTGGAACAGGCTTTGCGGGGCATGTGCGAGGGGGAGAGGCGGCTGGTCACCGTGCCGCCTCATTTGGGTCATGGAGAAAAAGGAG CCCCGGGAGTGCCTAGCAGCGCCGTGCTGATGTTCGACATTGAGATGGTGCGCGTGCAGAAGGGCGTGCCGCCGGGTTATCTGTTCGTGTGGCTTCAGGACACGCCCGAGGATCTCTTCCAGGCCATGGACGTCAACAAGGATGGCGCTGTGCCCCaagaagag ttcgCAGACTTCATcaagctgcaggtgttggaaggTAAAGGTCGGCTGAAGCCCGGGGCGGCTGCCGATCAGGTGATCGCCGACATGTTCGCCAACCAGGACCGCGACAAGGACGGCCGCATCACGGCCGAGGAGCTCAAGCTGAAGGTGGACGAGGATAAGGAGCGAGCGGCGCACGACGAACTGTGA